The proteins below come from a single Aegilops tauschii subsp. strangulata cultivar AL8/78 chromosome 6, Aet v6.0, whole genome shotgun sequence genomic window:
- the LOC109742817 gene encoding uncharacterized protein, with product MQREGASMREGGERITRRLRDDCGQFAGGRNGEIRMSERNATSALQEENVLKRKSDDVGWDYGSLADASNKDKVKCIFCNHVSTGGVYRHKQHVAHVGNAVVKCKKSSQEAKDRCKKSLEEASNKRREKTAREKELRQTVNISCVGDDEAACIGSAEPHKLGPIDKWTRPIDPKLTQAEALHQQKINKELWKKRTHEVQQYVARWVYNHAIPFNACDNDDFKLMCEAIGSFGPGFVPPSKHDLRETLLSEEHARVKSLLQERDAEKMKNGCSIMTDAWSDRKRRSIMNLCTNSADGSNFIRSSEMSAVSHTSEVIFQLVDEAIEEVGPEHVVQVVSDNASNNMGAKKMLLEKRPNMFWSSCATHTINLMLQGIGELPRFSKVLEKAKAFTIFVYGHTRTLDCMRHFSSGKEIIRPGVTRFASTYLTLESLLDKKDQLRKMVVDSRWDKLREVKSKKGKAATTTMMSMAFWKDLKLCLNVFEPLVKVLRLVDGDVKPSMGFVYGEIVKAKKEIKDVYGNVELRYKDVINIVEKKMKDRLDSPLHLAAYLLNPYYSYADTNIFYDGTITEGFISCVETFYYGDDDKQDQAVNFELKKFQNREGSFAKKLARSCQNFDYNAGMHSSWWRLYGTEAPALQRMAIHTKKRNRLTTERLNSLVFIQFNSRMMAKKQMIKEKKITDVLLSAETTEAQGFLFEGGDDYAEVVYRDDEEEMDSTGMPGSGIGETMGGDELLEPRRSARLRQLYEEEEFDSEEEEFDDEEEMHSEDENEY from the exons ATGCAACGGGAGGGTGCTAGCATGCGAGAAGGTGGCGAGAGAATCACGAGAAGATTGCGAGATGATTGCGGGCAGTTTGCCGGCGGGAGGAATGGGGAGATTAG GATGTCTGAGAGAAATGCAACATCGGCATTGCAGGAGGAGAATGTCCTTAAGAGAAAGTCAGATGATGTGGGATGGGACTATGGGAGTCTAGCTGATGCTTCCAACAAGGATAAAGTGAAGTGTATTTTCTGTAACCATGTGAGCACTGGAGGTGTTTATCGTCACAAGCAGCATGTGGCTCATGTTGGTAATGCTGTGGTCAAATGCAAAAAAAGCTCGCAGGAAGCTAAAGACAGGTGCAAGAAATCTCTTGAAGAGGCATCTAATAAGAGGCGGGAAAAGACTGCCCGTGAGAAAGAGCTCAGACAAACTGTGAACATTTCTTGCGTTGGAGATGATGAAGCCGCTTGTATCGGAAGTGCGGAGCCCCACAAGTTAGGTCCCATTGACAAGTGGACACGGCCTATTGATCCTAAACTGACTCAAGCTGAAGCCTTGCATCAACAGAAGATAAACAAGGAACTTTGGAAAAAGAGAACACATGAAGTGCAGCAGTATGTGGCTAGATGGGTGTACAATCATG CTATACCATTCAATGCTTGTGACAATGATGATTTCAAGTTAATGTGTGAAGCCATTGGGAGCTTTGGCCCTGGATTTGTGCCTCCGTCTAAACATGATCTTCGAGAGACTTTGTTGAGTGAGGAACATGCAAGAGTGAAGAGTTTGCTGCAAGAACGTGATGCTGAAAAGATGAAGAATGGCTGCTCCATTATGACTGATGCTTGGTCAGATAGGAAGAGGAGAAGCATAATGAACTTGTGCACAAATAGTGCTGATGGTTCTAATTTCATAAGGTCGAGTGAGATGTCGGCTGTATCACACACAAGTGAAGTCATCTTCCAATTAGTGGATGAAGCAATTGAGGAAGTAGGTCCTGAACATGTGGTGCAAGTAGTGTCTGATAATGCTTCTAATAACATGGGAGCAAAGAAGATGTTGTTGGAGAAGAGGCCAAACATGTTTTGGAGCTCTTGTGCGACGCACACCATTAACCTGATGTTGCAAGGAATTGGCGAGCTACCAAGGTTTAGTAAGGTACTTGAAAAAGCAAAAGC attcACTATCTTTGTCTATGGGCACACAAGGACCTTGGACTGCATGAGGCACTTCTCTTCTGGGAAAGAGATCATAAGGCCAGGGGTCACTAGGTTTGCTTCTACTTATCTAACTTTGGAAAGCCTTCTAGACAAAAAGGATCAACTGAGGAAGATGGTGGTTGATAGTAGATGGGACAAGCTGAGAGAAGTTAAATCAAAAAAGGGAAAGGCAGCAACAACTACGATGATGAGCATGGCTTTTTGGAAAGATTTGAAGCTTTGCCTCAATGTCTTTGAGCCTTTGGTAAAAGTCCTTCGCTTGGTTGATGGGGATGTCAAGCCATCTATGGGCTTTGTTTATGGAGAAATAGTTAAGGCAAAGAAAGAGATCAAGGATGTCTATGGCAATGTGGAGTTACGTTACAAAGATGTGATTAATATTGTTGAGAAAAAGATGAAAGATCGACTTGACTCTCCATTGCACTTGGCTGCATATTTGCTGAATCCATATTATAGTTATGCTGATACTAATATTTTTTATGATGGAACAATAACCGAAGGGTTCATCAGTTGTGTGGAGACCTTTTATTATGGTGATGACGACAAGCAAGATCAAGCTGTCAATTTTGAATTAAAGAAATTCCAGAATAGAGAAGGATCATTTGCAAAGAAGCTTGCGAGGAGTTGTCAGAATTTTGATTATAATGCAGGTATGCATT CATcttggtggaggctctatggaaCTGAAGCACCGGCTCTACAAAGGATGGCT ATTCatacaaagaaaagaaataggctAACTACAGAACGTCTAAACTCTCTTGTGTTTATACAATTCAACTCAAGAATGATGGCCAAGAAACAAATGATCAAGGAGAAGAAGATCACTGATGTCCTCTTATCTGCTGAAACTACCGAAGCTCAAGGTTTTCTTTTTGAGGGCGGAGACGATTATGCAGAAGTCGTCTATAGGGATGATGAGGAGGAGATGGATAGTACAGGGATGCCAGGGAGTGGCATTGGAGAAACAATGGGAGGTGATGAACTGCTCGAGCCACGTAGAAGTGCGAGACTAAGACAACTTTATGAAGAAGAAGAATTCGATTCTGAAGAAGAGGAGTttgatgatgaggaggagatgCATTCAGAGGATGAGAATGAATATTGA